A portion of the Papilio machaon chromosome Z, ilPapMach1.1, whole genome shotgun sequence genome contains these proteins:
- the LOC106717000 gene encoding uncharacterized protein LOC106717000, with product MLKRRHTARLTRNRGFTKNQQDKQKFEHSIWQPVQKESRFLSLFTVVTFPNGGCAGASGDNGTCMTARECSSRGGSANGYCANGFGLCCIFMTSCGSSTSENGTYFVNAGYPSPYDGIGSCELTIIKSHPEVCQIRLDFNRFTIAGPEPMNNVCNQDQFMVSGGNPVPAICGVNQGSHMYIDAGIGTTNPVKLTFVTSGNSLERIWKVKVTQIPCNTIYKADEGCLQYYTGVSGQLRSFNYDPASGLQLSNQDYGICVRTERNFCGIQYTACPDPVNNRSRAFTLSGNSNTPVNSMIGSGAGPNNCANDWLLVPCAANVGRLQPAQALCTDRICGGTFSADLSMQSATVLSTVKPFRLWFHTDGVEAPVDVGNRGFCLNYIQQPCTNNVI from the exons ATGTTGAAAAGGCGTCACACCGCAAGGTTAACAAGGAACAGAGGTTTCACAAAAAATCAACAAGATAAACAGAAATTTGAACACAGCATTTGGCAACCAGTACAAAAAGAGAGTAGAT TTTTATCTTTGTTCACTGTGGTAACTTTTCCTAACGGCGGTTGCGCCGGCGCATCAGGTGACAATGGCACTTGTATGACAGCTCGCGAATGTTCCTCGAGAGGGGGTTCGGCAAATGGATACTGCGCAAATGGATTTGGTCTTTGCTGTATTT TTATGACGTCATGCGGCAGTAGCACCTCAGAAAACGGCACATACTTCGTCAACGCCGGGTATCCTTCGCCATATGATGGTATAGGTTCTTGTGAACTCACAATCATCAAGTCGCATCCCGAAGTATGTCAGATAag ATTAGATTTCAATCGTTTCACAATTGCTGGACCCGAACCAATGAACAACGTTTGCAATCAGGACCAATTCATGGTATCAGGTGGAAATCCAGTACCTGCAATTTGTGGAGTCAATCAGGGATCTCACA TGTACATTGATGCTGGTATTGGGACTACTAATCCAGTGAAGTTAACGTTCGTCACAAGTGGCAACTCACTCGAGAGAATCTGGAAAGTCAAAGTGACACAAATACCTTGTAACACTATATATAAAG CCGACGAAGGCTGCCTTCAGTACTACACAGGTGTGTCCGGACAACTACGTTCCTTCAACTACGACCCCGCTTCGGGACTGCAGCTGAGCAACCAAGACTATGGCATCTGCGTTCGAACGGAGAGAAACTTTTGCGGCATTCAGTACACAGCCTGCCCTGATCCAG TCAACAATCGTTCGCGCGCATTCACCCTTAGCGGCAACAGTAACACACCAGTTAACTCCATGATCGGATCAGGGGCTGGGCCAAACAATTGCGCCAATGATTGGTTACTAGTCCCATGCGCTGCCAACGTTGGCCGATTACAGCCAGCACAGGCCTTATGCACAGACAGAATTTGCGGTGGAACTTTCTCTGCTGATCTTTCAATGCAATCAGCGACTGTCctaa GTACAGTAAAGCCCTTTCGTCTCTGGTTCCACACGGACGGAGTAGAAGCTCCCGTTGATGTTGGTAACAGAGGATTCTGTTTGAACTATATTCAGCAGCCCTGCactaataatgttatttga